GGCGGTGACGCGGTACGGGGCCTCGACTGACGCCGAGCGCTACCTCACCTGGAGCCGCAGCGGCAACGGCCGCGGCATCACCGCCCTGATCTGGCACTGGCGGGCCCCCGCCGACAATGTAACGACCGCCAACCCGAGTGGCAGCCCCGACGGTGCTTTTTACACCGCCAACACAGCCTTCAACTTCGCGGCCGCGCTGGCCGACACTTCCGGCACCAGGTACCACCTGCTGCTCAACGACATCGACCTGATTGCCGCACAGCTCAAGAAGTTCCAGGCGGCGGGCGTACCCGTGCTGTGGCGGCCCCTGCACGAAACCCCGGGCACGTTTTTCTGGTGGGGTAACCAGGGCGCCGACAATTTTAAGAAGCTCTGGCAGCTGCTTTACACCCGCCTGACGGTGCGCCACCAGCTGCACAACCTGATTTGGGTGTACTCGACCGACGCCACGCCCGACGCGGCCTGGTATCCGGGCGATGCGTACGTGGACGTGGCCGGCGACGACATCTACCAATCTTCCGCGACGCTCGACCCCAACGTGAACATCTCGGGCAACTGGACCGCCAGGCGCTGGCGCTTCGTGGCGCTGTTGCTCATCGTTTCAGCGGCTGTGCAGCCACGCCCTGGTTCGTCATTTTGATGGGCAGGATGCGGCCATTTTTATCAAAATGCATTTCGTCGAGGCACACCTCGCGGTGGTTGCCTTCGGCATCGCCGAGCGGATGGCGGTGGTAGGCAATGTACCAGCGCTCGGTGCCCGGCACCTGGATGACCGAGTGGTGCCCGGCACCAGTGCCCACTTTCAGGTCTTGCTGCAACACTTTGCCCGCCCGCTGGAACGGCCCGAACGGCGAGTCGCCCACGGCGTAGGCCACCGAGTAGTCGGGGCCCGTCCAGTCGCCCTCGCTCCACATGAAGTAGTACTTGCCCTGGCGGCGGAACAGCACGGGGCCCTCCACGTAGCCCGGGGGCGTAATAGACTTGAACGTGGTGCCGTCGGCGAAGGGCACGAAGCCGGTAAAGTCCTCTTTCAGCTGCGCGATGTTGCAGTGCGCCCAGCCGCCGTACACGAGGTAGTGCTTGCCGTCTGCGTCCTTGAACACGAATTGGTCGATGGGCTGGGCCCCGTTGTAAAATTTGTCCACCAGCGGGTGGCCGAGGTAATCCTTGAACGGGCCGGCCGGGTTATCGGCCACGGCCACCCCAATGCCGCCGCGCTGCTGGTTGTTCTGGATGTCGTTGGCCCCAAAAAACAGGTAGTACTTGCCGCCCTGCGCCGCGATGGCGGGGGCCCACACGGCCCGGCGGGCCCACTTCACGCTGGCCGTGTCGAGCACGCGCGGGTGCTTGGTCCAGTGCACCAAGTCAGGCGACGAAAACGCGTCCAGGAACACCTGCTGGGCGTACGAAACGCGGTCGGCCACCGCCTCGGCCGGCTGGTACACAAAGCCCGGCACGGCCGAATAGGTGGGGTAAATCCAGTACTGGTTTCCAAAAATGGCCGCCTCCGGGTCGGCGTACCAGCCGGGGAAGATGGGGTTGCCGGCCGCTTGGGCAAGTTTGGCGGGGGCCCGTTGGGCCCAGGTGGGGGCGCTGGCGGCCAGCAGGCCGGCGAGCAAAAGGGTGTGTTTCATGCGGTGGTGCAGGGCACTGGGGAGTTTTGCCCAACGGCGGCAAACCCCACCAACACCGGGTGGAAAGGGGAAGGACTTGGGGCCCCAAGGTATTCACCACCGCCCACAAAACTCCGGCTTGGCCCAGCCCGGGCGCTGGTTGATACGTGTTTTGGTCAAAAAAATACCAGGATTGTTCTGCGCAATTGGCCGACCTTCGCCCAAGCTTTTTGCTCGTTTTTTCACCCTCGTTCCGCCCGCCATGCCCACCCGCCGCTTGCTGCTAATACCCACCGTTTTGCTGGCCCTGGCCGCGCCGGCCGCCCACGCCGCCGTGCGCCTGCCCGCGCTGGTGGGCAGCCACATGGTATTGCAGCGCGACCGGCCGGTGCCGGTGTGGGGCTGGGCCGCGCCGGGCGAAAAAGTAACCATCACGTTTCGCAGCAAGGCCTACCCCGCCACGCCCGACGCCAGTGGCCGCTGGCAGGCCACGCTGCCGGCCACGCCCGCCGGGGGGCCCTACGCCCTCACGGTGCAGGGCAGCAACCGCATCGAGCTGACGGACATCCTACTGGGCGACGTGTGGCTGGCCTCGGGGCAGTCGAACATGCAGTACAAAGTGAAGGACGGCAACCGCGGCGGCTACCAGCCCACCGACAACGCCGACCAGGAAATTGCCGCTGCCAACTGGCCCAAAATGCGCGTTTTCACCGTGAACCAGGCCGTGGCCTACCGCCCCCAGGCCGAAGCCGCCGGCAGCGGCTGGCAGGTGTGCAGCCCAGCCACGGTGGCGCAGTTTTCGGCGGTGGCGTATTTCTTCGGGCGCGATTTGCACCAGCAGTACCAGGTGCCGATGGGCCTGGTGGTGAGCAGTTGGGGTGGCACCCCGGCCGAGGCTTGGGTGAGCACCGCGGGACTGCAAGCCTTTCCTGAGTTTGGTAAAACGGTGACCGACTTTGCCGGCCGCACCACCGACCTGGCCGCCGACCAGCAGGCCTTCGTGGCGCAGCAGCGCGCCTTTGCCCAGAACATGGCCACCCACGACCAAGGCTACCTGCCGGGCGGTAAAACCTGGGCCAACGCCGACTTCGACGCCCGCGCCTGGCCCACCATGGCCCTGCCCGGCGCCTGGGAGCGCGCCCCGGCCCTGGCCAACTA
This genomic stretch from Hymenobacter sp. PAMC 26628 harbors:
- a CDS encoding glycoside hydrolase family 43 protein, which gives rise to MKHTLLLAGLLAASAPTWAQRAPAKLAQAAGNPIFPGWYADPEAAIFGNQYWIYPTYSAVPGFVYQPAEAVADRVSYAQQVFLDAFSSPDLVHWTKHPRVLDTASVKWARRAVWAPAIAAQGGKYYLFFGANDIQNNQQRGGIGVAVADNPAGPFKDYLGHPLVDKFYNGAQPIDQFVFKDADGKHYLVYGGWAHCNIAQLKEDFTGFVPFADGTTFKSITPPGYVEGPVLFRRQGKYYFMWSEGDWTGPDYSVAYAVGDSPFGPFQRAGKVLQQDLKVGTGAGHHSVIQVPGTERWYIAYHRHPLGDAEGNHREVCLDEMHFDKNGRILPIKMTNQGVAAQPLKR
- a CDS encoding glycosyl hydrolase, which translates into the protein MAGHAQTTVAPLTNGRAEAEAGVLRRVTVATTPTGFSGTGYVTGFTNSDTLNVAITFNNPTAGLYKLSVGYTSPYGPKVANLDVNGSKSTVAFAGTATGPAFAVSDAGTVLLPQGLNTVTIGGNYGYYGVDYMQLTAASVAPPPKQLSDPLATAGAKALHSYLADLYGTKILSGQQDDQYGNANSEVKYVLATTGKEPAIVSMDLLNYASAAVTRYGASTDAERYLTWSRSGNGRGITALIWHWRAPADNVTTANPSGSPDGAFYTANTAFNFAAALADTSGTRYHLLLNDIDLIAAQLKKFQAAGVPVLWRPLHETPGTFFWWGNQGADNFKKLWQLLYTRLTVRHQLHNLIWVYSTDATPDAAWYPGDAYVDVAGDDIYQSSATLDPNVNISGNWTARRWRFVALLLIVSAAVQPRPGSSF